The Lates calcarifer isolate ASB-BC8 linkage group LG14, TLL_Latcal_v3, whole genome shotgun sequence genome has a segment encoding these proteins:
- the LOC108902781 gene encoding FERM domain-containing protein 7, producing the protein MGDRHRRTRRLGSLSTKPRVSKETKLRLRVIFLDDSERTFEVEQKVLGGDFFNKVCGHLKLLEKEYFGLEFRHHSGNYVWLELLKPLAKQIKYTNDLFFRFIVKFFPPDPGQLKRGLTRYLFALQIKQDLSNGSLTCNDNSAALLVSHILQSELGDYDEELDCHHLEMKQYVPNQEYLDHKIIKFHKKHRGVSPADSDIHLLEVARKLDMYGIRPHPAHDGEGMRINLAVTHSGVLVFQGNTKINTFSWAKIRKLSFKRKHFLIKLHDKVGPSCKDTLEFCMASRDVCKSFWKMCVEYHAFFRLAEEPKAIHKTLLSCKGSSFRYSGRTQKQLLECMGSGEKKPSHFERTYCQSDYDPRQCRSSPDLLTDVSKQLYEHSHPFPRSGHVMALAVRSQDELDPHQRGVDDIEIGGGGAKRSQSSVEVTQRSYPLSQVTPLSPSLHQATPSPKMRSASTSVMEDMRGGRIGAQRQAQRLAGVYGNRSRRRPNPQPHPDAAQQLVLLYPNSPAYQYHPILPTFPLAGSSPLNRHPYLTDYVAVSSLERFPHARRRDYVTMDGLSRPSFYPLSQDSPSVSPIRRNLRPTGSGGLGLARVYQPGSNGTRLLGIGQTEAGHYSDDSNFLPGLPRRVASQPDVKFHLSRSSNPAFNPASEFRPLGYYPHLTRPSRPTYLPLNSSPLPERPTSLCMIGGTSGSYSDSDPEVFYPYYCPPPPLGKMVRSAGLARMRFSSGSLQLDEEEEGEEEEEDDGGAKDKAKKELKGEEDNKERTGGKDENPKGAAKITEVTL; encoded by the exons caAAAGGTTTTAGGAGGCGACTTCTTCAACAAAGTGTGTGGTCATCTCAAACTGCTGGAGAAGGAATACTTTGGACTGGAGTTCAGACACCACAGCGGCAACTAt GTTTGGTTGGAGCTGCTGAAGCCACTGGCCAAACAGATTAAAT acacCAATGATCTTTTCTTCAGGTTTATAGTCAAGTTCTTTCCACCAGACCCAGGGCAACTTAAGAGAGGCCTCACCAG gtatcTTTTTGCCTTACAGATAAAGCAGGACTTGTCCAACGGCAGTTTGACCTGTAATGACAACAGCGCCGCCCTGCTGGTCTCTCACATATTGCAGT cagAGCTAGGGGACTATGACGAGGAGCTGGATTGTCACCATTTAGAGATGAAGCAGTACGTCCCCAACCAGGAATATCTAGACCACAAGATCATCAAGTTCCACAAGAAACACAG AGGTGTGTCTCCAGCAGACTCGGACATCCACCTGCTCGAGGTGGCGAGGAAGCTGGACATGTACGGCATCAGGCCTCATCCGGCCCACGACGGAGAGGGAATGAGGATCAACCTGGCTGTCACACACTCTGGAGTACTGGTCTTTCAG GGAAACACCAAAATCAACACTTTTAGCTGGGCGAAAATCCGCAAACTGAGCTTCAAACGCAAGCATTTTCTCATCAAACTACACGACAAAGTTGGG CCGTCATGTAAGGACACGCTGGAGTTCTGCATGGCCAGTCGTGATGTATGTAAATCGTTCTGGAAGATGTGTGTAGAGTACCATGCCTTCTTCAGACTGGCTGAGGAACCAAAGGcaatacacaaaacactgctgtcctGTAAGGGCTCCAGCTTTAGAtacag TGGGCGGACACAGAAGCAGCTGCTGGAGTGTATGGGATCAGGGGAAAAGAAGCCTTCACATTTTGAGAG GACTTATTGTCAGTCAGACTACGATCCCAGACAGTGTCGATCGTCTCCCGATCTCCTCACCGACGTCTCCAAACAA CTGTATGAGCACTCACATCCCTTCCCCCGGTCGGGTCATGTGATGGCCTTGGCAGTCCGCAGTCAGGACGAATTGGACCCACATCAGCGAGGTGTAGACGACATCGAAATCGGTGGAGGAGGGGCTAAACGCAGCCAATCATCTGTTGAGGTTACCCAGAGGTCCTATCCTCTCTCCCAAGtcactcccctctctccctctctccaccaaGCAACCCCCTCCCCCAAGATGAGGTCAGCTTCAACATCTGTGATGGAGGACATGAGGGGTGGACGCATCGGGGCACAGCGCCAAGCCCAAAGGTTAGCCGGAGTTTATGGCAACCGATCACGACGTCGGCCCAATCCTCAACCACACCCGGACGCCGCACAGCAGTTGGTTCTTCTTTACCCAAACAGTCCTGCCTACCAGTATCACCCAATCCTCCCAACGTTCCCATTAGCTGGTTCCTCGCCACTCAACCGTCACCCCTACTTGACGGACTATGTTGCTGTTTCCTCACTGGAGCGTTTCCCACATGCAAGGAGGCGGGATTATGTGACAATGGATGGCCTATCACGGCCATCTTTCTACCCGCTAAGCCAGGATTCGCCATCTGTTTCGCCAATCAGGAGAAACCTCCGTCCCACTGGCTCAGGTGGACTAGGATTGGCCAGGGTTTACCAGCCGGGAAGCAATGGAACAAGGCTCCTGGGCATTGGACAAACAGAGGCAGGGCATTACAGTGACGACTCCAATTTCCTCCCGGGGCTGCCTCGCCGTGTAGCTAGCCAACCAGACGTCAAGTTCCACCTCTCAAGGAGTTCAAACCCTGCCTTTAACCCTGCCTCAGAGTTTCGTCCACTTGGTTACTACCCCCATCTGACACGGCCCTCCAGACCCACCTACCTCCCACTAAACTCCTCCCCTCTGCCTGAACGCCCCACCTCCCTATGCATGATCGGAGGCACCTCGGGGAGCTATAGTGACTCAGACCCAGAGGTTTTCTACCCATATTActgcccaccaccaccactgggAAAGATGGTACGGTCCGCTGGACTAGCCAGAATGAGGTTTTCCTCTGGGAGCCTCCAACtggacgaggaggaagagggggaggaggaagaggaggatgatggaggaGCAAAGGACAAGGcaaaaaaagaattaaaggGTGAAGAGGACAATAAAGaaagaacaggaggaaaagaCGAGAACCCTAAAGGTGCTGCGAAGATTACAGAGGTCACACTGTAG